Proteins encoded by one window of Porphyromonas vaginalis:
- a CDS encoding FKBP-type peptidyl-prolyl cis-trans isomerase: MTHRILTLALTLLVGVGVLTAAEPPRLITSADTAAYALGVANGIGFAQNLSQMPGDPVNKELLLAGFSAALLEQPTVMTNEEAQAFLSKYFQQLQEQQMQETKEKNEAFLESNGKRPEVKTTQSGLQYEIIKEGKGPRPTVEDTVRVHYTGTLIDGSKFDSSIDRGEPTKFGLLQVIPGWTEGLCLLPEGSKAKLYIPARLAYGERGAGGMIPPYATLIFEIELLEVIKGEPIPLATPTDK; the protein is encoded by the coding sequence ATGACACATCGCATTTTAACTCTTGCGCTGACGCTACTTGTAGGCGTAGGCGTACTCACGGCTGCAGAGCCTCCACGTCTCATCACATCGGCTGATACAGCAGCCTATGCGCTAGGCGTCGCTAATGGTATCGGCTTTGCCCAGAATCTCTCCCAGATGCCTGGCGATCCAGTGAATAAGGAGTTACTCCTAGCGGGCTTTTCGGCTGCTCTTCTAGAGCAACCTACCGTTATGACCAATGAGGAGGCGCAAGCTTTTCTCTCTAAGTACTTCCAGCAGCTCCAAGAGCAGCAGATGCAGGAGACAAAGGAGAAGAACGAGGCCTTCCTCGAGAGCAATGGGAAGCGTCCCGAGGTCAAAACGACCCAGAGCGGACTACAATATGAGATCATCAAGGAGGGCAAGGGACCTCGTCCTACGGTCGAGGACACAGTCCGTGTGCACTACACGGGTACGCTCATCGACGGCTCTAAGTTTGACAGCTCCATAGATCGTGGCGAGCCTACCAAGTTTGGACTCTTGCAAGTAATCCCAGGCTGGACCGAGGGTCTATGCTTACTCCCTGAGGGCAGCAAGGCTAAGCTCTACATCCCCGCACGTCTTGCGTACGGTGAGCGTGGAGCAGGCGGTATGATCCCGCCTTATGCTACGCTGATCTTCGAGATCGAGCTACTAGAGGTGATCAAGGGCGAGCCTATTCCTCTAGCTACTCCAACGGACAAATAG
- a CDS encoding InlB B-repeat-containing protein, which translates to MSKQLRIWLFVLLGSLLISTSLLAEGVITMTTSRPIGEPIGLAIQANGGVTIKGAQEFRQMSRYGYKYYKFKSQTIIIQGDVTELKCDNNKLTSLDVSGCTSLTKLECYNNQLTSLDLSKNTALIMLNCSTNQLTSLDVSDCTALTSLDCGSNQLTSLDVSDCTALTSLDCGSNQLTSLDVSQNRVLKTLLCAGKSGKTGILSHLNVSGCIALTTLDCSSNQLTSLDVSDCTALTKLECYNNPLTSINLSGCQSLKEFSWTRGKLTSLDVSGCTALTRLYCGGNQLTSLNVSDCPALTELNCIENQLTSLDASSCTALTELSCSSNPLTSINLSSCQSLKEFSWTRDKLTSLNVSGCTALTTLYCYNNQLTSLDVSGCTALTELECGGNQLTSLNVTGCTALTDLRCYKNQLSSLPLSACISLTNLGCYDNQLTSLDVSDCRSLKSLSCARNKIKSAEMSQLINSLPNRRGYEYGSLYVVDKSAPTEENFCYQYDMNVARYKNWSSSYPGEPNRTCSVTKTLEGKGTLSITGATDLGVVAYGTELTVVATPDKNYELVALTANGVDITATKKFVVKDDVIVKAVFKGNDFKVSLEQDGEGDLSVTGVDNLDEVPYGTELTIIANPKKGYELTSLIANGINITETKKVTVRGNLTIKATFTQKTRNFVVSLTKEGEGTITATGADDLSAVAYGTELTINATPAEGYELTALTANGTDILASKKVTIQGATEVKATFTQKIRNFVVTLTKEGEGTTTATGAEDLKAVPYGTELTINATPAEGYELTALTANGTDILASQKVTIKEAVEVKATFSIKHFAVTLTQEGEGKVNATGAKDLTAVPYGTELIIEATPAEGYELTALTANGTDILASKKVPVKEAVEVKATFAKKTFAVTLEKVGEGEFSTTGTDNLKKVPYGTELTIIATPAEGYELTSIVADGVNITATKKIVVKDNLTVKATFTKKSFAVSLTKEGEGTITATGASNLNSVAYGTELTIVATPAKGYELTALTANGTDILATKKIVVEGNLTVKATFAKKSFAVSLTKEGEGTITATGASNLNSVAYGTELTINATPAEGYELVSITANGTDITATKKIVVKDNLTVKATFAKKSFAVSLTKEGEGTITATGASNLNSVAYGTELTIVATPAEGYELTALTANGTDILATKKIVVKDSLTVTATFTKKSFAVSLTKEGEGTITATGADGLNAVAYGTELTINATPAMGYELQSLVAGGVDITATKKIVVKDNLTVKATFTKKSFAVTFAKEGDGTVTAAGATSLDAVAYGTELTIVATPAEGYELTALTANGTDILATKKVVVEGNLTVKATFTKKSFAVSLTKEGEGMISATGASNLNSVAYGTELTIVATPAEGYELTALTANGTDILATKKIVVKDNLTVKATFTKKSFAVSLTKEGEGTITATGATSLNAVAYGTELTIVATPAKGYELTALTANGTDILATKKIVVKENLTVKAIFTKKSFAVSLTKEGEGTITATGASSLNAVAYGTELTINATPAMGYELQSLVAGGVDITATKKIVVKGNLTVKATFSKKSFAVSLTKEGEGTITATGASNLNSVAYGTELTIVATPAEGYELVSITAGGTDITASKKVVVTGNLTVKATFAKKNFAVSLTKEGEGRISATGASNLNSVAYGTELTINATPAEGYELVSITANGTDITATKKVVVTDNMAVKATFTKKSFAVSLTKEGEGTISATGATSLNTVAYGTELTINATPAKGYELTALTANGTDILATKKIVVTDNMTVKATFAKKNFAVSLTKEGEGAISATGASSLNAVAYGTELTIVATPAKGYELTALTANGTDILATKKIVVTDNLTVKATFTKKYFAVSLTKEGEGTISATGADNLSAVAYGTELTINATPAKGYELVSITAGGTDITASKKVVVTGNLTVKATFAKKNFAVSLTKEGEGTITATGASNLNSVAYGTELTINATPAMGYELQSLVAGGADITATKKVVVKDNLTVKATFAKKVFAVSLTKEGEGTITATGASDLNSVAYGTELTIVATPAEGYELTALTANGSDILATKKVVVEGNLTVKATFEKKTFAVTLTSNDHGDITIAEPVDLKAVPYGTTLTVKATGKNAQCVLTELTANGEDILATRSFVVADVTEVKATFVDHTGVETTVTQQTQLYPNPATDYVIVEGVAPASEVTLHSMTGERLYAGRADGRGTLQIDLTPYADGVYLVCVAGETYRVVVRH; encoded by the coding sequence ATGAGCAAGCAACTACGTATCTGGCTCTTCGTCCTCCTCGGCTCGCTCCTCATCTCCACCTCCCTCCTCGCCGAAGGCGTCATCACCATGACCACCTCCAGACCTATCGGAGAGCCAATCGGATTGGCCATCCAAGCCAATGGTGGCGTCACCATCAAGGGAGCTCAAGAGTTTAGGCAAATGAGTAGGTACGGTTACAAGTACTACAAATTCAAAAGCCAAACCATCATCATTCAAGGCGATGTGACAGAGCTGAAATGCGATAATAATAAACTGACCAGCTTGGACGTATCGGGCTGTACTTCTTTGACAAAGCTTGAGTGCTACAACAATCAACTGACCAGTTTAGACTTGTCGAAAAACACAGCCTTGATAATGCTTAATTGTTCTACTAATCAACTTACTAGCTTGGATGTGTCGGATTGTACCGCCTTGACATCTCTTGACTGCGGGAGCAATCAGCTGACCAGCTTGGATGTGTCGGATTGTACCGCCTTGACATCTCTTGACTGCGGGAGCAATCAGCTGACCAGCTTGGACGTGTCGCAAAACAGGGTTTTGAAAACCCTTTTATGTGCAGGTAAAAGTGGGAAAACAGGTATCTTGAGTCACTTAAATGTTTCTGGATGTATCGCCTTGACAACGCTTGACTGCTCCAGCAATCAACTGACCAGCTTGGACGTCTCAGACTGTACTGCCTTAACAAAACTTGAGTGCTACAACAACCCATTAACTAGCATTAATCTTTCGGGATGCCAGTCGCTGAAGGAATTCTCGTGGACTAGAGGCAAACTGACCAGCTTAGATGTATCGGGCTGTACCGCCTTGACAAGGCTTTACTGCGGGGGTAATCAACTGACCAGCTTGAATGTCTCGGACTGTCCAGCCTTGACAGAGCTGAATTGCATAGAGAATCAACTGACCAGTTTAGACGCATCAAGCTGTACCGCCTTGACTGAGCTTTCCTGCTCCAGCAACCCACTGACTAGTATCAACCTATCGAGTTGCCAGTCACTAAAGGAATTCTCGTGGACTAGAGACAAACTGACCAGTTTGAACGTCTCGGGCTGCACCGCATTGACAACGCTTTACTGCTACAACAATCAACTGACCAGCTTGGACGTATCGGGCTGTACCGCCTTGACAGAGCTTGAGTGCGGGGGAAATCAACTGACCAGCCTGAACGTCACTGGCTGTACTGCTTTGACTGATCTTCGCTGCTACAAAAATCAACTGAGCAGCTTACCTCTATCAGCTTGCATTAGCTTGACGAATCTTGGTTGTTACGACAATCAACTAACCAGCTTAGACGTATCAGATTGCAGGAGTCTGAAATCGCTGAGCTGTGCAAGAAACAAAATTAAGAGTGCTGAGATGTCTCAGCTTATCAACAGCCTGCCCAATCGAAGAGGGTATGAATATGGATCCCTCTATGTAGTTGACAAGAGTGCTCCCACAGAAGAGAACTTCTGCTATCAATATGATATGAATGTGGCTAGGTATAAAAACTGGTCATCATCATACCCTGGAGAACCCAATCGAACCTGCTCTGTAACGAAGACGCTCGAGGGAAAAGGAACTCTATCTATTACGGGAGCTACAGACTTAGGCGTAGTAGCCTATGGAACAGAGCTGACAGTCGTAGCGACACCTGATAAAAACTATGAATTGGTCGCGCTCACTGCCAATGGAGTAGATATAACGGCAACAAAGAAGTTTGTAGTCAAGGATGATGTCATCGTCAAGGCCGTTTTCAAGGGAAATGACTTTAAAGTTAGCTTAGAGCAAGATGGTGAAGGCGATCTCTCAGTCACTGGAGTTGACAATCTCGACGAAGTTCCCTATGGTACGGAGCTGACGATCATTGCAAATCCTAAAAAGGGGTACGAGCTAACATCTCTTATAGCTAATGGTATAAATATCACAGAGACGAAAAAGGTGACCGTAAGAGGGAACCTCACCATTAAGGCTACCTTTACCCAAAAGACAAGAAACTTTGTCGTTTCGCTGACGAAGGAGGGCGAAGGTACGATTACCGCTACAGGTGCAGATGATCTCAGTGCTGTGGCTTACGGCACGGAGCTGACGATCAATGCTACGCCAGCTGAGGGGTATGAGCTTACTGCGCTTACTGCCAATGGAACGGATATCCTCGCTTCCAAAAAGGTGACTATCCAAGGAGCTACCGAGGTAAAAGCGACCTTTACCCAAAAGATACGAAACTTTGTCGTTACGCTGACGAAGGAGGGTGAAGGTACGACTACCGCTACAGGTGCAGAGGATCTGAAGGCTGTGCCCTACGGTACGGAGCTGACAATTAACGCCACGCCCGCAGAGGGGTATGAGCTTACTGCGCTTACTGCCAATGGCACGGATATCCTAGCTTCCCAAAAGGTGACTATCAAAGAGGCGGTCGAGGTTAAGGCGACCTTTAGCATTAAGCACTTCGCTGTCACGCTAACGCAAGAGGGCGAGGGTAAGGTTAATGCGACTGGTGCGAAGGATCTCACGGCTGTGCCTTATGGTACTGAACTAATAATTGAAGCTACACCAGCAGAGGGGTATGAGCTAACTGCTCTTACTGCCAATGGAACGGATATCCTAGCTTCTAAAAAGGTGCCTGTCAAGGAGGCTGTCGAGGTTAAGGCGACCTTCGCGAAGAAGACGTTTGCCGTCACACTAGAGAAGGTTGGCGAGGGAGAGTTCTCTACCACAGGCACAGACAATCTCAAGAAAGTTCCTTATGGCACGGAGTTGACAATTATTGCGACTCCTGCAGAGGGCTATGAGTTGACATCCATTGTGGCTGATGGTGTAAACATTACTGCTACGAAGAAGATCGTTGTCAAGGACAACCTAACTGTCAAGGCAACTTTCACGAAGAAGAGCTTCGCCGTCTCTCTAACTAAGGAGGGCGAGGGTACGATCACTGCGACAGGTGCTAGCAACCTCAACTCAGTCGCTTACGGCACAGAGTTGACGATCGTCGCTACGCCAGCCAAGGGCTACGAGCTGACTGCGCTTACTGCCAATGGCACGGATATCCTCGCAACGAAGAAGATCGTTGTCGAGGGCAACCTAACCGTCAAGGCGACCTTTGCGAAGAAGAGCTTCGCAGTCTCTCTAACTAAGGAGGGTGAGGGTACGATTACCGCTACGGGTGCTAGCAACCTCAACTCTGTCGCTTACGGCACGGAGTTGACGATCAACGCTACACCAGCTGAGGGCTATGAACTCGTATCCATTACGGCTAATGGTACTGATATCACAGCGACGAAGAAGATCGTTGTTAAGGACAACCTGACTGTCAAGGCAACCTTTGCGAAGAAGAGCTTTGCAGTCTCTCTAACTAAGGAGGGTGAGGGTACGATCACTGCGACGGGTGCTAGCAACCTCAACTCTGTCGCTTACGGCACGGAGTTGACGATTGTCGCTACGCCAGCCGAGGGTTACGAACTAACAGCTCTCACGGCCAACGGAACGGATATCCTCGCTACGAAGAAGATCGTTGTCAAGGACAGCCTAACTGTCACGGCAACCTTCACGAAGAAGAGCTTCGCCGTCTCTCTAACTAAGGAGGGTGAAGGTACAATCACCGCAACGGGTGCAGATGGTCTCAATGCTGTGGCTTACGGCACAGAGTTGACCATCAACGCTACACCTGCTATGGGTTACGAACTTCAATCTCTCGTTGCTGGAGGTGTAGACATCACAGCTACAAAGAAGATCGTTGTTAAGGACAACCTGACCGTCAAGGCAACCTTCACGAAGAAGAGCTTTGCTGTCACCTTCGCTAAGGAGGGTGATGGTACCGTCACCGCTGCAGGTGCTACGAGTTTGGATGCTGTGGCTTACGGCACGGAGTTGACGATTGTCGCTACGCCTGCAGAGGGGTATGAACTAACTGCGCTTACTGCCAATGGCACGGATATCCTCGCTACGAAGAAGGTCGTTGTCGAGGGCAACCTGACCGTCAAGGCAACCTTCACGAAGAAGAGCTTCGCCGTCTCTCTAACTAAGGAGGGTGAGGGTATGATCTCCGCTACGGGTGCTAGCAACCTCAACTCAGTCGCTTACGGCACGGAGCTGACGATCGTTGCGACTCCAGCCGAGGGTTACGAGCTGACTGCGCTTACTGCCAATGGCACGGACATCCTCGCAACGAAGAAGATCGTTGTCAAGGATAACCTAACCGTCAAAGCAACCTTCACGAAGAAGAGCTTTGCCGTCTCTCTAACTAAGGAGGGCGAGGGTACGATCACTGCGACAGGTGCCACCAGTTTGAATGCTGTGGCTTACGGCACGGAGTTGACGATTGTCGCTACGCCAGCCAAGGGCTACGAGCTAACGGCACTCACTGCCAATGGCACGGACATCCTCGCTACGAAGAAGATCGTTGTCAAGGAGAACCTAACCGTCAAGGCGATCTTCACGAAGAAGAGTTTCGCCGTCTCTCTAACTAAGGAGGGCGAGGGTACAATCACAGCTACGGGTGCTAGCAGTTTGAATGCTGTGGCTTACGGTACGGAGTTGACCATCAACGCGACACCTGCTATGGGTTACGAACTTCAATCTCTCGTTGCTGGTGGTGTAGACATCACAGCTACAAAGAAGATCGTTGTCAAGGGCAACCTGACCGTCAAGGCAACCTTCTCTAAGAAGAGCTTCGCCGTCTCTCTAACTAAGGAGGGTGAAGGTACAATCACCGCAACGGGTGCTAGCAACCTTAACTCAGTCGCTTACGGCACAGAGTTGACGATTGTTGCTACCCCTGCCGAGGGTTACGAACTCGTATCCATTACGGCTGGTGGTACGGATATCACAGCTTCCAAGAAGGTAGTCGTGACTGGCAACCTAACCGTCAAGGCGACCTTTGCTAAGAAGAACTTCGCCGTCTCTCTAACTAAGGAGGGCGAGGGTAGAATCTCCGCTACGGGTGCTAGCAACCTCAACTCTGTCGCTTACGGCACGGAGTTGACCATCAACGCTACCCCAGCTGAGGGCTACGAGCTCGTATCCATCACGGCTAATGGTACTGACATCACAGCTACCAAGAAGGTAGTCGTCACGGATAATATGGCTGTCAAGGCAACCTTCACGAAGAAGAGCTTCGCTGTCTCTCTAACTAAGGAGGGCGAGGGTACGATCTCCGCAACGGGTGCCACCAGTTTGAATACTGTCGCTTACGGCACAGAGTTGACGATCAATGCTACCCCTGCCAAGGGTTACGAACTGACGGCTCTCACAGCCAACGGTACGGACATCCTTGCTACGAAGAAGATCGTTGTCACGGATAATATGACCGTCAAGGCGACCTTTGCTAAGAAGAACTTCGCAGTCTCTCTAACTAAGGAGGGCGAGGGTGCGATATCCGCTACGGGCGCCAGCAGTTTGAATGCTGTGGCTTACGGCACGGAGTTGACGATTGTCGCTACGCCAGCTAAGGGCTACGAACTGACGGCTCTCACTGCCAACGGCACGGATATCCTCGCTACGAAGAAGATCGTTGTCACGGATAACCTCACCGTCAAGGCAACCTTCACGAAGAAGTACTTCGCCGTCTCTCTGACTAAGGAGGGTGAGGGCACGATCTCAGCTACGGGAGCAGATAATCTCAGTGCTGTGGCTTACGGTACGGAGCTGACGATCAATGCGACACCAGCCAAGGGCTACGAACTTGTATCCATTACGGCTGGTGGTACGGATATCACAGCTAGCAAGAAGGTAGTTGTGACTGGCAACCTGACCGTCAAGGCGACCTTCGCTAAGAAGAACTTCGCCGTCTCTCTAACTAAGGAGGGTGAGGGTACGATCACCGCAACGGGTGCTAGCAACCTTAACTCAGTCGCTTACGGCACAGAGTTGACCATCAATGCGACACCTGCTATGGGTTACGAACTTCAATCTCTCGTTGCTGGTGGTGCTGATATCACAGCGACGAAGAAGGTCGTTGTCAAGGATAACCTAACTGTCAAAGCGACCTTTGCTAAGAAAGTCTTCGCCGTCTCTCTAACTAAGGAGGGTGAGGGTACGATCACCGCAACGGGTGCCAGCGACCTCAACTCAGTCGCTTACGGCACAGAGTTGACGATTGTTGCTACGCCAGCCGAGGGTTACGAACTTACTGCGCTTACTGCCAATGGCTCGGATATCCTCGCTACGAAGAAGGTCGTCGTCGAGGGCAACCTGACCGTCAAGGCAACCTTTGAGAAGAAGACGTTTGCAGTGACGCTGACTAGCAACGATCATGGAGATATCACGATCGCTGAGCCAGTAGACCTTAAGGCAGTGCCGTATGGTACGACTCTGACGGTGAAGGCTACAGGCAAGAATGCGCAGTGCGTACTGACGGAGCTGACGGCCAACGGCGAGGATATCCTGGCTACCCGGAGCTTTGTGGTCGCAGATGTGACGGAGGTCAAGGCTACGTTTGTGGATCACACAGGCGTGGAGACGACCGTCACGCAGCAGACCCAGCTTTACCCGAACCCAGCGACTGACTATGTCATCGTGGAGGGTGTAGCTCCTGCCAGCGAAGTGACGCTGCACAGCATGACTGGCGAGCGACTCTATGCGGGTCGTGCCGATGGTCGAGGCACACTGCAGATTGACCTGACACCCTATGCGGACGGGGTTTACCTAGTCTGCGTAGCGGGCGAGACTTACCGAGTGGTGGTAAGACACTAG
- a CDS encoding FKBP-type peptidyl-prolyl cis-trans isomerase gives MKKSILSLLAVVAMVCAFASCNKTAQKSETNNELSAMSDSVAMIQGYMTGQQLGQQFMMMAMQGMPVDSMEFLKGFKEGIADTTKFSYFAGQIQGVQTAIGLAKEGLDAKLFTQYLEYALKGDTTKMTMDQEAAYNYIQNYINKKQEIDNKEKFGKNIDAGKKAIEDFAKQDGVITTKSGLAYRYATKGTGKSPVDGDKVKVTYRGTLIDGTEFDKSEEPIEFGVNQVIPGWTELLKLMKVGDQVTAYIPYDLAYGANGSGSTIEPYSTLIFDVTLLEVNPAEKK, from the coding sequence ATGAAGAAATCAATCCTCTCACTCCTCGCAGTGGTTGCAATGGTCTGTGCCTTTGCCAGCTGTAATAAGACAGCTCAGAAGAGTGAAACCAACAATGAGCTATCTGCCATGAGCGATAGCGTAGCTATGATCCAGGGTTATATGACTGGTCAGCAGCTAGGTCAGCAGTTTATGATGATGGCTATGCAGGGCATGCCTGTAGACTCGATGGAGTTCCTCAAGGGCTTCAAGGAGGGTATCGCTGACACGACCAAGTTCTCTTACTTCGCAGGACAGATCCAGGGTGTCCAGACCGCTATAGGCCTCGCCAAAGAGGGCCTCGATGCTAAGCTCTTTACTCAGTACCTTGAGTATGCTCTCAAGGGCGATACGACCAAGATGACAATGGATCAAGAGGCTGCGTATAACTACATCCAGAACTACATCAATAAGAAGCAGGAGATCGACAACAAGGAGAAGTTCGGCAAGAACATCGATGCTGGCAAGAAGGCCATCGAGGACTTTGCTAAGCAGGACGGCGTCATCACGACAAAGTCAGGTCTCGCTTATCGCTACGCTACGAAGGGTACTGGCAAGTCTCCCGTAGATGGTGACAAGGTCAAGGTAACTTACCGTGGCACACTCATCGACGGCACCGAGTTTGACAAGAGCGAGGAGCCTATCGAGTTCGGAGTCAATCAGGTTATCCCAGGCTGGACGGAGCTTCTTAAGCTGATGAAGGTTGGCGATCAAGTAACCGCTTACATTCCTTACGACCTAGCTTACGGTGCTAACGGTAGTGGGTCTACCATCGAGCCTTACTCTACGCTCATCTTTGACGTGACTCTCTTAGAGGTAAACCCCGCAGAGAAGAAGTAA
- a CDS encoding FKBP-type peptidyl-prolyl cis-trans isomerase, translated as MPQDEVSYALGLSIGQNFKASGIKAITSEDFIAGLQDALAEREPQMTTERAREVINQLFTRLQQEEAELNAAAGKEYQEIMRHKSGVVTLPSGLQYEIIKEGKGAKPKATDKVRVHYHGTLINGVVFDSSVERGEPAEFPLNAVIPGWTQILQLMPVGSKWRVVIPSELAYGSRGAGDVIRPNMTLIFEIELLDIV; from the coding sequence ATGCCACAAGACGAAGTAAGCTACGCACTAGGCCTAAGCATCGGCCAGAACTTCAAAGCATCCGGAATCAAGGCGATCACCTCTGAAGACTTTATCGCAGGTCTCCAGGACGCTCTCGCTGAGCGTGAGCCACAGATGACCACCGAACGAGCTCGTGAGGTGATCAACCAGCTATTCACGCGCTTGCAACAGGAGGAGGCAGAGCTCAACGCTGCTGCTGGCAAGGAGTACCAAGAGATCATGCGCCACAAGAGTGGTGTCGTGACGCTCCCCAGTGGACTACAATACGAGATCATCAAGGAGGGCAAGGGTGCTAAGCCTAAGGCTACTGACAAGGTGCGCGTACACTACCACGGCACACTCATCAATGGCGTCGTCTTCGACAGCTCCGTAGAGCGTGGTGAGCCGGCTGAGTTCCCGCTCAATGCGGTCATCCCAGGCTGGACGCAGATCCTACAGCTGATGCCCGTGGGCAGTAAGTGGCGCGTCGTGATACCCTCCGAGCTAGCCTACGGTAGCCGTGGTGCTGGTGACGTGATCCGCCCCAATATGACGCTGATCTTCGAGATCGAGCTACTAGACATCGTATAG
- a CDS encoding dihydrofolate reductase produces MEIWIIVATARDRAIGRDGTMPWRLSDDLRRFKAATTGHAVIMGRHTWDSIGARPLPNRCNIVVSRTLTEGDAETHYVTSTLEQALQHCQQAGYERVYIMGGGMLYKSGLPYATHLNLTMVDTVVPDADTHFPEINLAEWSKLEETHYPTDERNDYPVTQTLYKRIATAKRYE; encoded by the coding sequence ATGGAGATATGGATTATAGTGGCGACGGCGCGTGACCGTGCGATAGGGCGTGATGGCACTATGCCGTGGCGTCTGAGTGATGATTTGCGCCGATTTAAGGCGGCTACGACGGGACACGCGGTCATCATGGGGCGACACACTTGGGACTCCATCGGAGCTCGTCCACTGCCCAACCGCTGCAACATCGTGGTCTCTCGCACCTTGACCGAGGGCGATGCCGAGACACACTATGTCACCTCCACGCTAGAGCAGGCACTACAGCATTGCCAGCAGGCGGGCTACGAGCGCGTCTACATCATGGGGGGCGGGATGCTCTACAAGAGTGGCCTACCCTACGCTACGCACCTGAACTTGACAATGGTCGACACAGTCGTGCCGGATGCTGACACACATTTCCCAGAGATCAACCTAGCGGAGTGGTCCAAGCTCGAGGAGACGCACTATCCAACTGATGAGCGCAATGACTACCCCGTAACACAAACGCTATACAAACGAATCGCAACGGCTAAACGCTATGAGTAA
- the hisS gene encoding histidine--tRNA ligase yields the protein MSKPSIPKGTRDFGAEEMRRRNYIFDTIRSVFALYGFEQIETPAMEQLTTLTGKYGVEGDRLLFKILNSGDYKAGIDAETFAEESPAALAARLCDRGLRYDLTVPFARYVVMHRNELTFPFKRYQMQPVWRADRPQKGRYREFYQCDADVIGTDSLMPEVDFVYMIDEVFRRLDLRTTLLLNNRKILAGIAEVIKAPDRLAQLTICMDKLDKTSAEAVLADLVESGFDPDLLEPVRKVLTLEGSNRDKVTTLRQLLDDSEIGLKGLEELEYVLDHVDTSDLMTELTFSPSLARGLDYYTGAILEVKSLDAPMGSISGGGRYDNLTGIFGLDGVSGVGVSFGAERIYDIMLSLGKFETAMAPEERIFIVNFGEEELQKLLPTARQLRRAGLPTEVYPSADKMKKQLSYANSRGCRYVIIAGSQELSDGKVSIKDMTLGTQQECPLDEIVSRLRESLSASH from the coding sequence ATGAGTAAACCTTCGATACCTAAGGGAACAAGAGACTTCGGTGCTGAGGAGATGCGCCGACGCAACTATATATTTGATACGATACGCTCTGTCTTCGCGCTCTACGGCTTCGAGCAGATCGAGACGCCCGCTATGGAGCAGCTGACTACGCTCACGGGCAAATATGGTGTAGAGGGAGACCGACTACTCTTTAAGATCCTCAACTCGGGCGACTATAAGGCGGGGATTGACGCAGAGACCTTTGCTGAGGAGTCTCCCGCAGCGTTGGCGGCTCGTCTTTGTGACCGTGGGCTACGCTACGATCTAACCGTACCCTTCGCTCGCTATGTGGTGATGCACCGCAACGAACTGACCTTCCCCTTCAAGCGCTACCAGATGCAACCCGTATGGCGTGCCGACAGACCGCAGAAGGGTCGCTATCGCGAGTTTTACCAGTGCGATGCCGATGTCATCGGTACCGACTCGCTGATGCCGGAGGTGGACTTTGTCTATATGATCGACGAAGTCTTCCGTCGGCTGGATCTGCGTACCACACTACTACTCAACAACCGCAAGATACTGGCGGGGATTGCTGAGGTGATCAAGGCTCCTGACAGGCTAGCGCAGTTGACCATCTGTATGGACAAGCTGGACAAGACCTCTGCGGAGGCTGTTTTGGCGGATCTCGTCGAGAGTGGCTTTGATCCCGACTTGCTAGAACCCGTTCGCAAGGTGCTGACGCTAGAGGGGAGCAATCGGGACAAGGTGACAACGCTCCGACAGCTACTCGATGACTCTGAGATAGGGCTCAAGGGGCTGGAAGAGCTCGAGTACGTCCTGGATCATGTCGACACGAGCGACCTGATGACGGAGCTAACCTTCTCGCCTTCGCTGGCACGTGGTCTGGACTACTACACAGGCGCTATCCTAGAGGTTAAGTCGCTCGATGCGCCGATGGGATCTATCTCCGGTGGTGGACGCTACGACAATCTGACGGGTATCTTTGGGCTGGATGGTGTCTCAGGCGTGGGCGTCTCCTTTGGCGCAGAGCGTATCTACGACATCATGCTTTCGCTGGGTAAGTTTGAGACCGCGATGGCTCCCGAAGAGCGCATCTTCATCGTCAACTTTGGCGAGGAGGAGCTGCAGAAACTACTTCCCACAGCGCGCCAGCTACGCCGGGCGGGACTCCCGACGGAGGTCTACCCCTCAGCGGACAAGATGAAGAAACAGCTCTCCTATGCCAACAGCAGAGGCTGTCGCTACGTCATCATCGCGGGGAGTCAAGAGCTGAGCGACGGCAAGGTCTCGATCAAGGATATGACCCTCGGCACGCAGCAGGAGTGTCCGCTCGACGAGATCGTATCTCGCCTGAGGGAGTCACTCTCCGCTAGTCATTAG